In Rhodopirellula sp. P2, the DNA window TTGGACGGCCAAAGGGTGACTTCCACGTCGGGCAGGTGCTCGCGAAGGATGCTGAGCACACCCGGAGTGTGGGCGATGTCGCCGATGTTGACGGTTTGCCAAGATGATCGCAGCAGAATGCGTTTGGGCGGCTTTCCATCGTCAGCAGACGCCAGCGACTTCCAAAGCGAACCGCTTGTTCCGATCGCTCCAACGGCAAGTCCTTTCGTGACGGAACTGCTCAAGAACGAACGTCGATCGAGCCTGGAAAATTGCTTTTCAATTTCAGATTGAGTCATCTGGATGTGGGGTGCATGAGGTGGGGACAGGCAGGCAAACGTTTGTTCAGGCCGGTCTGCTGAGGTGGGAATGGGGCTCCATCGTACTCCAGCGGTTGAGAACCATTGGACCTGTGGAGGACGGCGGAATCACAAATTTCGAAAAAACGGCCGCTTTCATGTCATGATTTGAATGGAGCGGATAAGGAACTGATGCAAACCCAATTCCAGGAGTTATGAGTGGACGATTCAACACGCCATGCGACCCGATTGTGGACCTCGGCTCAGCCGGTGGTGGCCGCCTTCGTTGCGTCGGTGGTCCGAGATCGCCGCGATCGCGAAGACGTGCTGCAAGAGACAGCGCTCGCGGTTTTGAACTCCTTCGATTCCTACGATTCCTCGCAAGCGTTCCAGGGCTGGGCGATTGGCGTCGCTCGCAACCAAATCAGCTTGTACCTGCGACGTCGTCGACGTGATCGTCTGGTGTTCAACGAAGAAACGATCGCGAATTTGCAGTCGACGTTCGAGCAATCATCGCCTCCGGAGGAACTGGATCATTTGCCGACGTGCATTGATCAATTATCAGGTCGCTCCCGAAAAATCTGCGAACTGAGATACCAAAAGGGACTCAAGCCGATCGCGATCAGCGAACAAATTGGGATGACAGCGAACTCGGTATCGAAAGCCTTGCAGCGGATCCGAGAACAACTGCGTGAATGCATCGAAGACAAATTCGTTTCGGAGGGTGCAAACGGATGAGCACGCCCATTCAAACACTGATCGACGGCTATCTGGATGAAACACTGACGCCAGATCAATTGTCCGAGCTGGAAACATGGATCAACGCAAATCCAGACCATGCGAAACGATTCGCGGATGCCGTTCACTTCGACGAACGGATGACGGCTGAACTGAGTTGGCAACAATTCACGGCTCCAGATTCGGCAAAATCGGATTCGATCGAGCCGTCTCCGGTATTCCCCGAGACTTCTCCGCTAGGCAAGCGGATGGTGTGGACGATTGCCGCCATCGCAGCCGCGATTGTGTTGGTGGCTGGATGGGCGATTCGTACGGCCGATGAACCCACCAATGTCAACGGAGCGACAGGGCCATCCATCGCTCAGAATTCCGTTGCACCAGCGGATCCTGATGGCGAGCCCGACACAACCTTTGCGACCTTGGTCCAGTCCATCGATGCGGCGTGGGAAGACGAACACGCTTCACAATCCGGCGACCGTTTGGACGCCCAAACCATTCGTCTTCGATCCGGCATCGTGCAGGTGCAGTTCGACAGTGGTGTCGAGGTCACGCTGGAAGGCCCGGCATCGTACGAATTGCAATCGATTGATCGAACCAAATTGGCTTACGGGCTTCTGTCCGCCACCGTCCCGCCGGGTGCCGAAGGTTTTCGTGTCGACACGCCGTCGGCGCAAGTCATCGACTTGGGAACCGCATTTGGAATCGAACTGGACCGCGAGGGATTGTCCAAGGTGTCGGTCTTCGACGGCGAAGTGGAGGTGGTCACGGACAAAGATCATCAAAAGCGGTTGCTGACCGAAGGTCAGAGCGTGGAACTGTCTTCCGATGGCAGCATGAGTGACATCGTTTTCGAGACCCGGCGTTTCGAAAAGCTGTGGCCGTTTGGATCAGGAATCCTCAAATCAACGGGCGCGTTCCGCTTTGCTCCACCGTGGCCGCGTTTGGTCAACCGAATTCAAAGTGACCGCCGCATCTTTGTTTTGCCTGAAGGTTATGCGACTCGATTGCAATCGCCTTGTTCAGTCGACTTCACAGACCCCGGCCATTACACGAAGGCGACACAGTTGTTGCCATCGGTCATTCCGACCGATCGCCGCGTGCGTTCATTCCTCTTGATGTTCAATCCCGAGGTCCCAGCCGACCCCCAGACGAACCGCCAACGTCCCATGATTCGCAACCTGGAATTGGTCGAAGGCAGCATCACGTTTCAACAACCAATTCTCGGCGTGATTGTTCAAGACAAAACTTTGTTCGCAACCGATGGCCGGTTCTCGTTCCGTAGCGCCGCCAGCCTGCCGTTTGGACAAGGCTTGGAACTGGACGCGACGCGCATCAGCGACATCATCACGCTTAGCGAAGACCGCCGAACCATCGACTTGAGCCTGATGTCGTTTGGCCGGCGAGGCGATCACGTTCGAGTGATCGTCGACGCATCCATCCGCCCGTTCTTTCCTCGACGACCGAAGTGATGCATAGCAGCAAAGTTTCAGTTGCCATTTGTGCGAAGCGTCCCCTAGGACGTTCCGTGACGTGTTACCTGAAACTTTGCACCAAACGTTCCTTTGGATCAATCTTTTTGCCCCGATTCCCAAACAGAAATTCACCATGACAAACGAGAACATTGGCTCGAGTCAGCCTGCAGAAGAGCACCCACAGCGACGTCGCTTCTTGATGAAATTGTTGGCCGGCGGAACCGCCCTGCCACTGATCTCGTCAGTCGCGTTCGCTCAAAAACCCAACCGCATGGACAAAGAGGGCGAGCGCGACCCGCAAGCCAGACGGCGGATGGGCGCCGGCATGCAATTGGACTCAACCAAGATCGCAGCGAAATTGATCAAAGACCATGACAAGGACGGCGACGGTGCTCTCAATGAAAAAGAACTCGCCGCAGCCCTGACAGCGATTCGCGAAGATCGAATGCAAGCTATGCGAGGTCGGCAAGGCCGTGAAGGCATGCGTCCGGGAGCCAACGGACAACGCGGGTTGCGAAACGAAGACAAGGGCGTGCAGCCCAAACGCCCCGGTGAATGATCGCCGCCAACGTGGGAATGCAACCGTACGGTTGGCTACTCGCGTCCGGCGTTTGTGACGCCGGGCGGTGATGCGGGGCAATCCCCTGCGGGACGACAGGCTGCAAGCCACTCCCGCTTTAGACGCTCAATCCTTTTCTCTTCTCTGCAGCCTTCATGTTTGCACGTGTCGCCATGAAAACATTCGTCTGTTCTATGTTGGTCGCTTCGTTGAGCGTGATCGGTACGCTTGAGTCGCGGGCGCAAGAGACCGCCGAAATCTCTCCGGAACAACTCGAGTTCTTTGAGAACCGAATTCGTCCGGTGCTGGTTCGCGAATGCTATGAGTGTCACTCGGCAGAATCCGGCAAGACGCGGGGCGGCCTGCGACTGGACACGCGAGATGGATTGCTACTGGGCGGCGAGTCCGGTCCGTCGGTCGTCCCGGGGCATCCCGAAGACAGCCCCTTTTGGGATGCGGTGACGTACAACGGTTGGGAGATGCCACCACGAGGCCAATTGCCCGACGAGGTGCTGGCAGATTTCAAACGATGGATTGAAATGGGATTGCCCGATCCACGCGTTCGCGAATCGATCACGGTGGAAAGCACGATCGATTTGGAAACCGGTCGAGATCACTGGGCGTTTCAAAGCCCGCAGACGCAAGAGCCGCCGACACCCCAGAACACCAACTGGGCCAAGTCGACCATTGACCAGCATGTGCTGGCAAAACTGGAAAACAACGGTTTGCAACCGGCGGAGGATGCTGACGCGGCGACACTGCTGCGACGCTTGTCCTTTGACTTGATCGGGCTGCCTCCCACCCCCGAAGAAGTCCAGTCTTTCCTGCGTGCGACAGCCAAGAATCGCGACGCGGCGATCGAGGCCAAGGTGGACGAACTGCTCGACAGCCCACGTTTTGGCGAACGTTGGGGACGTCACTGGATGGACGTGGCTCGCTACGCCGAATCATGCGGCAACAGCACCAACAACACGTATCCGCATGCGTGGCGTTACCGCGATTATGTGATCGATTCTTTCAACGACGACACGCCCTACGATCGCTTCATCGCCGAACAAGTCGCCGGCGATCTGTTGCCGGTCAAAACCGATGAACAATGGCAACGCAATCTGATCGCAACCGGGTTTCTGGCGATCGGAACCAAGAACTTGGTTGAACGAAACCCGCGGCAAGTCCAAGCGGACATCATCGATGAGCAGATCGACACCGTGACCAAGGCCTTCCTGGGTTTGACGGTCGCCTGTGCCCGTTGTCACGACCACAAATTGGATCCGATCCCCACGACCGACTACTACGCGATGGCTGGGATCTTCCAAAGCACCAACACGTACTATGGAACGGCCGAAGGGATCACCAACCGCAATGCGTCGGATCTGTTGCAACTTCCAATCGCAGACAAAGTGCCCGCCGGTAGAAAATATTCACTCGATGAAATTGAAGACCTCAACGAACGGATGCGAGATGTTCGTTCTCAGATGGCCGAAGCGGTTCGCGACCGTGACAATCCATCGCAACAGCAGTCGGTGATTCGGCTGCGGGCTCAAGTCGCGTTGATCCAAGGGGTGTTGTCAGAGATCGAAGACGACGGCACTCCGCGGACGCTCGCGATGGGTGTGCAGGAATCCGATTCCTGCCAAGACGCCGCGGTTTTGGTTCGCGGTGACGTGGAGACTCCAGCGCAACGCGTGCCACGGGGTTTTGTTCAAGTCCTCCCGCACAGTTCCGACTTCTCGATTCCGTCTGATGCCAGTGGACGAATGGAATTGGCCCAGTGGCTGACTTCGCCCGAGAATCCATTGACCGCCCGTGTGATGGTCAATCGCATTTGGCTGCATCTGTTTGGTGAAGGCATCGTGTCGACGCCCAACAATTGGGGACTGACCGGGCAAGCCCCCTCGCATCCCGAGTTGTTGGATCACTTGGCGATTGAGTTCGTCAAGGATTGGTCCGTGAAGTCCATGATTCGCGACCTTGTGCTGTCGCGAACCTATCAAATGAGCTCGCGAATGGATGAGGAGAACGACGAAATCGATCCTGACAACCGACTGCTTTGGCGTGCCAGTCCTCGACAGTTGGATGCGGAATCCATGCGAGATGCGATCCTTGCGATTGGCGGTGGGCTAAATCTGGAACGTCCGATCGGATCGCCCATCGCTCGCTATGGCAACAACCGAATTGGCAGAACACTGGACGCATCGCTGCTGGACGGCCTGAATGATCGTCGATCGGTGTACTTGCCGATCGTTCGTGATGCCGTGCCGCGTTCGCTCGCGTTGTTCGACTTCGCCGACCCGAGTCTCAGCAACGCGAAACGTGATGTTTCGAACGTTCCGATGCAGGCGTTGTATCTGATGAACGATGAATTTGTATTGCAGAACGCAGAAAGACTGGGCCGGCGATTGCTTGATGAACACAAAAGCATTCGCGATGGCGTTGCCGCAGCGTTCCTGACGATTTATGGCCGACCAGCAACCGATTCTGAGATCCGAAGCTGCGTGGACTTCTTCCAGGATTTCATGCAGCCCGCTCGAAATCAATCCAGTCGATTTCAATCCGCCCAGCAACTCGCAATGACCGCATTCTGCCAAGCGTTGATCGCTTCGGCTGAGTTCCGATGCCTGAACTGAACCATGTGGAATGGGTTTCCAGCCTGTGGATCCTCACTCACAGGCTGAAAGCCTACGCCACAGGGAACTGCCGCACCGGGCGGCTTGCGCCGCTCCGCTAAGGAACCATTCCGAAACAACTTCGGGATTTCGAAAGATAGCGGAAGGGCGCGAGCCCTCCGGTGACACACCGGGCGGCTCGCGCCGCTCCGCTAAGAAGACTCGATCACTCCACTTCGCTCTCTCATCAGGTTCCCTCATGTCCGATTCAACCAACTTCTCTCGTCGCGGTGCACTCCAAGCGGTCAGCAGCGGGTTTGGCTACCTCGCGTTTGCCGCATTGGCGACCGAGCAAGCGCGGGCCAGCAACCCGCTGGAGGTCAAAGAACCTCACTTTGAATCCAAAGCGAAGCGAGTCATCTTCTTATCGATGCGAGGTGCCCCCTCCCATGTCGACACGTTCGATCACAAACCGCAACTGACACGTGACACAGGCAAGGTTGGCAAGTACGGCGGGACCGGACGCCTGTTGGGATCGCCGTGGAAATTCCGCCAACGCGGCGACAGCGGTTTGTGGATTTCGGATTTGTTCCCAGAACTCTCCAAGCAAGCCGATGAGTTGTGTTTGCTGCGTGGCATGCACTGCGACCAACCCAATCATCCGCAAGCGACCACGCAAACTCACACGGGAAACTTCCAGTTCCCACGGCCTTCGATGGGTGCCTGGACGCTGTATGGGCTGGGAACCGAAAACGAGAACTTGCCGGGATTCATCGTGTTGAATCCGTCCCCCGGTGACAGCGGAAACTACGCCAGTTCGTTTCTACCGGCGATCTATCAAGGAACCAAGATGAAAGCGGGCGGTCGAGGCCGCGGCGGGTTCGCTCAAAACAGAATGCGAGCCAACGGGGGCAATCAACCGGGCCAAAATCAACCGGTTCGCTCGCGACGTGCAATGCAATCGGGGATGAACGGCGACCTTCGCCGGCGGTACGCCGAGTCACGGCAGAGGACGTCCGGCGGGATGGATGCGGCAATGCAACAGCGTCCCTTTGGTCGCCCCGTTCGCGATCAGTTCGCACAACGCGATGACAGTGCGATCCCCAATTTGACAAACCGCATGCTGGATCCGGAACTGCAACGCATCCAGTTGGATCTGATCCAAAACCTGAATCGAAACAAACTCGATCGGGACGGTCACCAACCCCAAGTCGAAGGCATGATCGAGTCGTTCGAGTTGGCTTATCGAATGCAATCCGAAATGCCCGAAGCCGTGGACTTGTCCGATGAATCGCAGGACACACTGGAACTGTATGGGATCAACGGTTCAGGGACAGACGACTTTGGTCGCCAGTGCTTGATGGCTCGACGTTTGGCAGAACGCGGCGTCCGGTTCATTGAATGCGTGAGCCCAGGTTGGGATCACCACCGAAACCTGCGTGACGAAATGGATGACCATTGCGCGCAGATCGATCACCCCATCGCGGGTTTGCTCCAAGATCTCAAGCAACGCGGGTTGTTGGATGAGACGTTGGTCATCTGGGCCGGTGAATTTGGCCGCACACCACACGCTCAGAACGGTGACGGGCGTGACCACAACAACAAGGGCTACACCACTTGGATGGCTGGCGGCGGAGTCCGCGGCGGCTTCAGTCACGGTGCCACCGACGAACATGGCTACGAAGCGGTGGAAGGCAAATGTCACATCCACGATTGGCACGCCACGATCCTGCACCTGTTGGGCTTGGATCATGAGCAGTTGACGTACCGTTATGCGGGACGCGACTTTCGGTTGACCGATGTCTACGGAAGTGTGATCCGCGACATCGTTGGTTGAACAATCGCTCAACCAGGTCGTTGGAACCCCAACATTCGTCCGCGAATGGGTGATCGGAAGAGGTCGTTGAGAACCGTGTCCACATGACTTGGTTTCAAGTGATCCGGCAGAACCGGCCCAATGAACGGTTTGTTCTCCGGCGGAGCAAACATGTCCGTTGAGCGAGCAGATTGCATGACAGCACGGTCCGTCGGATCCGGTCCCACAACGGGTTCCGATTCCAATTCAATCGTGCCCTCGTTCAAACGCACTTGCTGGAGATCCAGTTTCGGCGGCGTCAGGCAGGCCGCGTTTCTGGCTGGATCGAGTTCAATGTCGAGAAGATTGCCATCGCGGGCGGCCATCGGCTGGGTCGAAAACACATAAGCAACCACAATGCCATTTTCTTGATCGACATTGGCAATGAGGGCCGCTTTGTTGTCCCAGATGGCTCCCGGTCGAATGTCTTCCTGTTCGATTTGCACGAGTTTGGGATTGAACTCGAATCGGATCTCGGCTGCCCTGAGAGCGGGCGCGTCTTCAACT includes these proteins:
- a CDS encoding sigma-70 family RNA polymerase sigma factor, whose translation is MDDSTRHATRLWTSAQPVVAAFVASVVRDRRDREDVLQETALAVLNSFDSYDSSQAFQGWAIGVARNQISLYLRRRRRDRLVFNEETIANLQSTFEQSSPPEELDHLPTCIDQLSGRSRKICELRYQKGLKPIAISEQIGMTANSVSKALQRIREQLRECIEDKFVSEGANG
- a CDS encoding cohesin domain-containing protein; translation: MAKTCRVLTTERLEGRHLMASVSLDALGPAPEQESVASIRVEDAPALRAAEIRFEFNPKLVQIEQEDIRPGAIWDNKAALIANVDQENGIVVAYVFSTQPMAARDGNLLDIELDPARNAACLTPPKLDLQQVRLNEGTIELESEPVVGPDPTDRAVMQSARSTDMFAPPENKPFIGPVLPDHLKPSHVDTVLNDLFRSPIRGRMLGFQRPG
- a CDS encoding DUF1501 domain-containing protein codes for the protein MSDSTNFSRRGALQAVSSGFGYLAFAALATEQARASNPLEVKEPHFESKAKRVIFLSMRGAPSHVDTFDHKPQLTRDTGKVGKYGGTGRLLGSPWKFRQRGDSGLWISDLFPELSKQADELCLLRGMHCDQPNHPQATTQTHTGNFQFPRPSMGAWTLYGLGTENENLPGFIVLNPSPGDSGNYASSFLPAIYQGTKMKAGGRGRGGFAQNRMRANGGNQPGQNQPVRSRRAMQSGMNGDLRRRYAESRQRTSGGMDAAMQQRPFGRPVRDQFAQRDDSAIPNLTNRMLDPELQRIQLDLIQNLNRNKLDRDGHQPQVEGMIESFELAYRMQSEMPEAVDLSDESQDTLELYGINGSGTDDFGRQCLMARRLAERGVRFIECVSPGWDHHRNLRDEMDDHCAQIDHPIAGLLQDLKQRGLLDETLVIWAGEFGRTPHAQNGDGRDHNNKGYTTWMAGGGVRGGFSHGATDEHGYEAVEGKCHIHDWHATILHLLGLDHEQLTYRYAGRDFRLTDVYGSVIRDIVG
- a CDS encoding FecR domain-containing protein; protein product: MSTPIQTLIDGYLDETLTPDQLSELETWINANPDHAKRFADAVHFDERMTAELSWQQFTAPDSAKSDSIEPSPVFPETSPLGKRMVWTIAAIAAAIVLVAGWAIRTADEPTNVNGATGPSIAQNSVAPADPDGEPDTTFATLVQSIDAAWEDEHASQSGDRLDAQTIRLRSGIVQVQFDSGVEVTLEGPASYELQSIDRTKLAYGLLSATVPPGAEGFRVDTPSAQVIDLGTAFGIELDREGLSKVSVFDGEVEVVTDKDHQKRLLTEGQSVELSSDGSMSDIVFETRRFEKLWPFGSGILKSTGAFRFAPPWPRLVNRIQSDRRIFVLPEGYATRLQSPCSVDFTDPGHYTKATQLLPSVIPTDRRVRSFLLMFNPEVPADPQTNRQRPMIRNLELVEGSITFQQPILGVIVQDKTLFATDGRFSFRSAASLPFGQGLELDATRISDIITLSEDRRTIDLSLMSFGRRGDHVRVIVDASIRPFFPRRPK
- a CDS encoding PSD1 and planctomycete cytochrome C domain-containing protein, translating into MFARVAMKTFVCSMLVASLSVIGTLESRAQETAEISPEQLEFFENRIRPVLVRECYECHSAESGKTRGGLRLDTRDGLLLGGESGPSVVPGHPEDSPFWDAVTYNGWEMPPRGQLPDEVLADFKRWIEMGLPDPRVRESITVESTIDLETGRDHWAFQSPQTQEPPTPQNTNWAKSTIDQHVLAKLENNGLQPAEDADAATLLRRLSFDLIGLPPTPEEVQSFLRATAKNRDAAIEAKVDELLDSPRFGERWGRHWMDVARYAESCGNSTNNTYPHAWRYRDYVIDSFNDDTPYDRFIAEQVAGDLLPVKTDEQWQRNLIATGFLAIGTKNLVERNPRQVQADIIDEQIDTVTKAFLGLTVACARCHDHKLDPIPTTDYYAMAGIFQSTNTYYGTAEGITNRNASDLLQLPIADKVPAGRKYSLDEIEDLNERMRDVRSQMAEAVRDRDNPSQQQSVIRLRAQVALIQGVLSEIEDDGTPRTLAMGVQESDSCQDAAVLVRGDVETPAQRVPRGFVQVLPHSSDFSIPSDASGRMELAQWLTSPENPLTARVMVNRIWLHLFGEGIVSTPNNWGLTGQAPSHPELLDHLAIEFVKDWSVKSMIRDLVLSRTYQMSSRMDEENDEIDPDNRLLWRASPRQLDAESMRDAILAIGGGLNLERPIGSPIARYGNNRIGRTLDASLLDGLNDRRSVYLPIVRDAVPRSLALFDFADPSLSNAKRDVSNVPMQALYLMNDEFVLQNAERLGRRLLDEHKSIRDGVAAAFLTIYGRPATDSEIRSCVDFFQDFMQPARNQSSRFQSAQQLAMTAFCQALIASAEFRCLN